CGTCGAGCCGGATGACGATCGGCATCAGACGAATGCCCGATTTTCTTCGTCGATACCGCGCGCACGCTCGAGCAACCGCGCGATGAGGAACAGCACGAGCGTCACGCCCACGGTAAGGACGGCGCGGAAATCGATCCGCATCTCGATCCGGGGCGGACCGCCAAGCGCGGCCTGGGCAAGCTGGGCTGCGGGCGGCGCAATCAGGCCGATCAGCGCCATGAGCAGCAGCCAGAAGGCGAAGCTTCGGAACGCGGCGACGACGCCGGCTGAAAACAGTTCGCCGCGCGCGATCCGGCCCAACATCTGGGTCAGGCGGATCAGCGCGGCGATCAGCAGAACCATCGAGACGTCCCCGATTGCACGCGCCGCGGGCGTATCGAGCCCGGATTGGTGGCGTTCCAGCCGCACCGTGCCGGTGTCGACGCCGAATCGGGCAGCGGCATAAAGCGACGCCATCAGGATGATCGTCGCCCACACTCCCCAACGGAGACGCGAAGCTGAAAGACTGATCGATCTATTTGTTGTCTCGCTTGACATGATTATCGTCCAACAATAATAGATTGCCAATCTACAGCAACGCAGATGGAGCCGCAATCGTGAAGAAACTGTCGATCATCCTTGCCAGCCTCGCGCTTGCTTCGGCCGGCGGCCTGACCCTTGCCCACGCGCAGCAGATCGCGCCGCCGAGGGTGACGTTCATGGCGCAATCGCACACCGTTCCGTTCGAACTGTATCGCGGCAACCGGATTTTTGCCGCTGCGGAGCTCAATGGGCATCCGACTCCGGTGATCCTCGATACCGGCGCAAGCGCGACGACGATCGACGCGGCCTATGCGCGTTCGATCGGCCTGCCGCCGGGCCGCAAGATCCAGGGACAGGGTGCCGGCGGCGCGGTCGACGCGGAACTCGTGTCCGGCGTTACCCTCGAAATCGGCGGGATGCGGTTTGAAGACATGACGGTCGGCGTCATCGACCTGTCGCTGGTGTCGCGCGGCATCGGCCGTCCGGTCAACGTCATCCTCGGCCGGGAATTCTTCAATTCGGCAGTCGTGTCGCTCGACTGGGCCGGGCGGACCCTGACGGTCAATTCGCACGCGTCGTTCAGGCCTGCAGCCGCCGCTGCGGAGCTCAAATTGTCGCGCAAGGGGCCGTTCAACACGATTCCCGTGGCTGTCGCCGGGGACAAGCCGATCCAGGCACTGCTTGACCTCGGCAATGGCGGCAACTTGTCGTTGCCCCGAACCTATTGGGGCGCGCGCGCGGATCTTTCGCGCTTGCGCTACGCCGAAAGCCGCATGGGCGGGGTCGGCGGCCTGCATGCGGCCCGGGTAACTGTCCTTCCGGCGGTGGGCCTGGGCAACCGCACGTTCGCCAACGTCCCTGCAACCCTGTCCGACTCCGGCAACGATCACGACCCTGAAAAGATGGCCAATGTCGGCATCGGCTTGCTCAAGCAGTTCCACGTCGATCTCGATCTCGGCCGCGACCGCATCTACCTGACCCCGCGGCGCGATGCCCCGAGCTTCGAGCGCGACCGCTCGGGCACGAGGCTTGAGCTGGTCGGGAATCGGCTGCGCGTCGCGTTCGTCTCGCCCCAGGGGCCGGCCGCAGCGGCAGGTCTGAAAGAAGGCGATGAGATTGTCGCCGTCGACGGCCGTCAGGTCACCGCTTCTTATTATCAGGGTGCCGACTGGACGCGCGGCCGCGCCGGCAAGTCCGTGCTGCTGGAGCGCGCCGACGGCAGCCGGGTCACGGTGACGCTCCGCGACTATTACTGACCGGTGCCTGGCGCTTGCGCCCGCTTGTCAACGCCAAGCGGGCGGAGCTAGGGCCGCGCAATGATCGACCTCAAGGAAGAGCTGGTCACCGTCTTTGGCGGCGGCGGCTTTATTGGCCGCTACGTCTGCGAGAGCCTGCTTCGCGCCGGTGCGCGGGTCCGTGTTGCCCAGCGCGACCCTCGGAAGGCGCATTTTCTGCAGCCGCTTGCCCAGGTGGGGCAGATCGGCTTCGTCAGTGCCGATACGCGGCGTCGTGACACGATCGCCGGCGCGATCCGCGGCGCGACGGCGGTGATCAACCTCCCGGGCGTCTTCGGCAAGCAGATGTGGAGCGTCCACGTCGAAGGCGCACGCAATGTGGCCGAGGTCGCGGCCGCGAATGGCGTCAGCGCCTTGGTGCAAATGTCTGCGATCGGCGCCGACTCCGCCGGCGTTTCCGATTATGCGCGCAGTAAGGGGGAGGGCGAGGCCGCGGTGCGCGCCGCTTTTCCGAACGCTACGATCATCCGGCCATCGCTGGTGTTCGGGCCGGAGGATCAGCTGACCAATCGCTTCGCTGCAATGGGTCGGCTGCCGCTGCTGCCGGTGCTTGCGGCAGCGACGAAATTCCAGCCTGTCTACGTGCGCGACCTGGCCAAGGCGATCGCCATCGCGGCGAGCAATCCTCGCGCGCACGCCGGCAAGACCTATGAAATCGCCGGACCCCAGCCCATGAGCATGATCGACCTGCATCGGCAGATTTTTGCGTTGTCGGGGCAGAACCCTGACCTCATCGAGCTGCCAAACATCGCGGGCAAGTTTCTTTCCATGTTCGGTTGGCTGCCCGGAGCGCCGCTGACCGCTGATCAATGGAAGATGCTTCAGCAGGACAATGTGCCGTCGGGCAGGCAACCGGGGCTGGAAGCGTTCGGCATAGAGGCCACGCCGCTCGCCGCCGTGGGCGCGGAATGGCTCGGCCGGTTCAATCGCGGAGGCCGCTTCGCCGGTCACCGCGCCAGCGCAACCGCGGCCAACTAGCGCATGCCCATCCTCTGGTTGGTTATCATCCTCGGCATCGTCGAGGGCGTCACCGAATATCTGCCCGTCTCCTCGACCGGCCACCTCATCCTCGCCACCGAGCTGCTCGGCTTCCGCGCCGACGAATGGGCGGTGTTCAACATCGCCATCCAGCCGGGCGCGATCCTCGCCATCGTCGTCCTCTACTGGCGCACCTTCTGGGAGGTGCTGAAGGGGATGTTCGAGCGCAGCCCCGATGCGTGGCGGTTCGTGCGCAACGTCCTTGTCGCCTTCACGCCCGCCGTCGTCCTCGGCCTGGCGCTTGGCGACGCGATCGAAACGATGCTGGCCAATGCGGTCATCGTCGCCTGGGCGCTGATCATCGGCGGGATCGCCATCTTGGTGATCGAACGGCTGGTGAAGCCGAAGGAAAGCGGCGGGGTCTCGAACCTAACACTGCGCCAATCGGCGTCGATCGGCCTCGTCCAGTGCCTGGCGATGATTCCTGGGGTCAGCCGCTCGGGCGCGACGATCCTCGGCGCGATGAGCCTCGGCATCGACCGCAAGACCGCGGCGGAATTCAGCTTCTTCCTCGCCGTGCCCACGCTGGCGGGCGCGACCACGCTGCAATTGTTCAAGCATTGGGACGAAATCCCGACCGGCCAGCTGCAGTGGATCGGGCTCGGCAGCCTCGTCTCCTTCGTCGTCGCCTGGGTGGTGGTGAAAGGCTTTCTGGCGATCGTTACCCGCTATGGCTTCGCGCCATTCGGCTGGTATCGCATCGTCGCCGGCACCGCCGCTGTGGTCTGGCTAACGCTTCGCTAGTTTATCCTTGCGTCACTTTGGGTTAAGCTGGTTCCCCTGACAAATCAGGCGGTTGGCCGAAAGGGCGAGACGATGCGTACCAAGCTTCTCCTGATCCCGATGTTTCTGGGCGCGAGCCCCGCACTTGCCCAGGCGCCTGTTGCGCCCAAGGCGGCACCCGACACCGCGCAAATCCAGCGTGTGCTCAATGACCCTGCGATGGCAGACCGCATGGCGCGCGTCATGCAGGCGATGTCCAGGAGCTTCATGAACCTGCCCGTGGGCGAGGTGCAGGCCGCGGTCGAAGGCCGCGCCCCGACGGCGGCGGAACGGCGCATGACCGTGCGCGACATGGGCCGCCGCGACAATCGCAATTTCGAGCGTGACGTGCAGCAGCAGATGGCCAATGCGCGCCCGATGCTCGAACAGGGAATGAAGGCGCTAGGCGAGGCGCTGCCCGCGATGATGCAGGGCATGACCAAGGCGGGTGAGGCCATCGAACGCGCAACCGCAAATTTGCCTGACCCGACCTATCCGAAGCGGTAGACGCGCCGTCCCACCGCGCTAAAGCTGCCCCTCGCATGTGGCAGCTCTTCCAATTCCCCCTGTGCCCTTTCTCCCGCAAGGTCCGGCTCGTCCTCGCCGAGAAGGGCGTCGGGCATGAGCTGGTGCGCGAGAATCCGTGGGAGAAGCGCGACGAGTTCGTCGACCTGAACCCCGCGGGCGAAACGCCGGTGATGGTCGACGCCGACCAGGGGATTACGCTGATCGGGTCGCAGCCGATCGTCGAATATCTCGACGAGACGGTCGACCGCATGCCGATGGTCCACGGCAATGCCGCGCTTCGCGCCGAAATCCGCCGAATGACCGAATGGTTCGACATCAAGCTCTATCGCGAAGTGGTCGAGCCGCTGATGAACGAACGGATGCGCAAGCGCCTGGTCAGCCGCGAAAGCCCCGACACGCGCGTGCTGCGGGAGGCGATGCGGATCGCGTCCGAGCATCTCGATTATATCGATTATCTGCTCGACCACCGCCGCTGGCTAGCGGGACCGGGGCTGAGCCTCGCCGACTTTACCGCCGCCGCGCATCTGAGCGTGATCGATTATCTCGGCGCGCTCGACTGGCGCGGGCACAAGCAGACCCAGGATTGGTACGCGGTAATGAAGTCTCGGCCGTGCTTCCGGCCGCTGCTGGGGGAGCGGATGGAAGTGATCGTGCCGCCGGGGCATTACGACAAGGTGGATTTTTAGCGGGAGGCACCGAGCATAAGGGAGCGTTTGCGAAGCAAACGGGAGCTTATGTCGAAGAGATGCCGAATGCCGGACGGCCTGCGCCCATAGGGCGACAGGACCGGAAGCGCAGCTGACCGAAGGTCACCGCGCGGATTCACTCCGCGCCGGCTGCAATCGCGATCAGGCATCCAACCAAGGCGATGGACCATAATAAGACGCCGACCCAAAACGCCGCAGGCTCGGTCCGCCTGTAAGCAAGTCCCGTAAGATATAACGGTATCGAGCCCTTGTTGAGGCCGAGCATCAGGATCACAACGCACAACGCTGCGCTCAAGCGCGCACCGCCGCTACCAGATAATTCAACCGCACATCATCGCTGAGATGCAGCCCCCGCGACGGTGACCAGGCAATGCCCTCCACGTCGACGCACTCCAACCCCGCATCCGCGAGCAGCGTCTTCATCCGCTCGGGCGAGATAAACTTGTCGAAATCATGCGTGCCGCGCGGGATCTGGCCGAGGCCTTCGGCGAGCGTGATCATCATCAGCTTCGACCAGCCGGTGGCGTTGGGCGTCGACAGGATCAGCAACCCGTCCGGCGCCAGCCGCGCCGCAAGCGCCCTCAGGAAGGCAGCGGGATCGGCGACATGCTCGATGACCTCGAGGCAGGTGACGAGGTCATATTGGCCGTCAAGCGCCTGCACGTCGCCCTGCCGGTAGTCGATCTCCAACCCTTGCCCCGCCGCATGGTCGCGCGCCACCGCGATCACCTCGGGCGTGGCGTCAATCGCGGTGACCTTCGCGCCCATCCGTGCAAGCGGCTCGGCCAGCAGGCCCGCGCCGCAGCCAACGTCGAGCGCGCTCTTGCCTTCGAGTGGCCGCCGCAGATGCTCGTCCACCTGCCAGTGCCGGTCGATCTGGTCGCGGATGTAGCCGAGCCGCACCGGGTTGAGCTTATGCAGCATCGCTGACGAGCCCTTCGGGTCCCACCAATCCGCTGCGAGCTTGCCGAACTGTTCGACCTCGCGTGGCAGGATGCTTGTTTCGGCCATGCGCGCCTCCTAACAGTCCGCGCGTCCCAGCCCAAGGAGCTTCAGCCTGCCCCGTATCGTAATGAAGTTCGGCGGAACGTCGATGGCGGGTATCGAGCGCATCCGCAGTGTCGCCGCGCGTGTCCGGCGCGAGGCCGAGGCGGGCAATCAGGTGCTGGTGGTGGTTTCCGCGATGGCCGGGGAGACCGACCGGCTGGTGCAGCTCTGCCGCGAGGCCGCCGCGCTGCATGATCCGACCGAATATGACGTCGTGGTCGCCTCGGGCGAGCAGGTGACCGCAGGCCTGCTGGCGATGACGCTGCAAGGCATGGGCGTGAACGCGCGCAGCTTCATGGGCTGGCAATTGGTGCGGGCATCGGGAGTCCACGGCAATGCGCGGGTCGAGGCGGTCGAGGGCGCCACGCTCGATGAGGCGCTGCGTAATGGCACAGTCGCGGTCATCCCCGGCTTCCAGGGCGTGTCCGACGACGGGCGGCTGGCGACGCTTGGCCGCGGCGGGTCGGACACCAGCGCGGTGGCCATCGCCGCGGGGCTGAAGGCCGACCGCTGCGACATCTACACCGACGTCGACGGCGTCTACACCACCGATCCGCGGATCGTGCCGCGCGCGCGCAAGCTGACCCAGGTGACGTTCGAGGAAATGCTCGAGCTTGCGGGCGTCGGCGCCAAGGTGCTGCAGGTGCGCTCGGTCGGGCTGGCGATGCGCGAGAAACTGCCGCTGCGCGTGCTGTCGGCCTTCGAGGATTTGCCCGGCACCGACATCGTCGCCGAGCTTTCAGGAGCGAACATGGAACGCAATGAGATCGCGGGCATCGCCGCCGACCGCAACGAGGCGCGGATCACGCTGACCGGCGTCCCCGACAAGCCCGGCACCGTCGCGCAGGTGATCGCGCCGCTGGCCGAAGCCGGGCTGTCGCTCGACATGATCGTCCACGCCGCGACGCCCAACACCGGGTCGTCCGACCTGACCTTCACCGTTCCACGCGCCAGCCTGTCGCAGGCGATGGCGGTGATCGAGCAGCGTAAAGGCGAGATCGGCTATGCCGAGCTGATCCACGACGATGCGGTCGCCAAGGTCAGCATCGTCGGCGTCGGCATCCGCTCCAACCCGCAGCTCGCGGCGCGGATGTTCGACGTTCTGGCCGAGCGGCAGATCAACCTTCACGCGGTCTCGACCAGCGAGATCAAGGTCAGCGCGCTGATCGCCGAAAGCGAGCTCGATCTGGCGGTGCGGATGCTGCACTCGGCGTTCGGCCTCGACGCGGAGCAATCGGCGTGAACCACGTAGCCCTCCCCTTGATGGGGAGGGGTTGGGGTGGGGTGAGGTGTCCGCTAGAGACGCCGCCCTATGAACGACCTTACCCCCACCCAACCCTCCCCCATCGAGGGAGAGGGCTTGCACGGCCGACGCCGTCTTGCCGAATTGATGCACCGCGGCACCGACTTCCTCGGCTGCGAGGTCGCGATCATGGGCGGGGCAATGAGCTGGGTCAGTGAGCGCAACCTCGTCTCGGCAATCAGTAACGCCGGCGGTTTCGGCGTGATCGCCTGCGGCGCCATGACGCCCGAGCTGCTGGATACGGAAATTGCCGAGACCAAAAAGCGCACCGCCAAGCCGTTCGGCGTCAACCTCATCACTATGCATCCGATGCTGGCGGAATTGATCGACGTTTGCGCGAAGCATGAGGTCAGCCACGTCGTGCTCGCCGGCGGACTTCCGCCGGGCTGGGCGATCGAGAAGATCAAGGCGAACGGCGCCAAATTGATGGGCTTCGCCCCCGCGCTTGCGCTGGCCAAGAAATTGATGCGTTCGGGCGTCGATGCCCTGGTGATCGAGGGGATGGAGGCGGGCGGTCATATCGGGCCGGTCTCGACCTCGGTCCTCGCGCAGGAAATCCTGCCCCACGTCTGCCACGACATTCCGGTGTTCATCGCCGGCGGGATTGGGCGCGGGGAGGCGGTTGCGGCCTATCTCGAAATGGGCGCGGTCGGGGTGCAGATCGGGACACGCCTGGTCTGTGCGCATGAAAGCATCGCCCACGCCAGCTTCAAGAAAGCGTTCCTCCGCGCCTCGGCGCGCGACGCGATCCTGTCGGTGCAGATCGATCCGCGGCTGCCCGTCATTCCGGTGCGCGCGCTCAAGAACAAGGAAACCGAACGCTTCGCCGCCAAGCAGCGCGAGGTCGCCGATCTGCTCGACAGCGGCGCGCTGGAGATGGCCGAAGCGCAGTTGCAGATCGAACATTATTGGGCGGGTGCACTGCGCCGCGCGGTGATCGACGGCGATGTCGAAACAGGTAGCGTGATGGCCGGTCAGTCGGTCGGCATGGTCACGCGCGAGGAACCGGTTGCGGCGATTCTCAAGGAGCTGGTCGATGAAGCCGCAGCAGCGCTCGAAAGCCGCGGCTGAAAAACTTGGGGCGCCCCGCGGTGACCCCGCGGGACGCCCACTGGCCCCCGCCCGTTAGAACCGATAGCCCAGGGAGACTTGGACGATTGGGAAGATCTTATAATCGACCTCATCCTCCAGTTCATCGGCTTCGCGGGCGAGTTCTTCCTGGAAGTCCGGATCGGTCGCCAGGAGCCCAGTTGTCTTGAGGTCACGAACGCGCGGCGAGCCCTGGAACATGCCGCCTGCCTCGATCCCGAAGTTGAGGCCGCGCGTCGCGCCGCCGAAATAGCCCAGCGTCAGTGTCGGCGCGAACGACTTGGCTTTGACGTTACCCGACAGCACGCCGATTTCTTCCGGCGTGTAGACTTCGTCGCCAATCTCGACGTCCTCGGTCGGCGTGGCGGTCAGGCGCACCTTGTTGCCGTTGATCCGCGCGCCCCCCGACACACGGAACCCGCCACCGAACGGGTGGACGTCGAGCATCAGCCCGCCCGAAGCGAGCTTGAGCTTGCCGTCATAGTCGACGCCGTCGGATTCGGCGTCCTGGCTGATGCTAAGGAAGGTGACGTTGCCACGGACCCCGAACATGTCGGAAAAGCGGAAGCCGACTTCCGGCCCGATGCCGAGCGTTCCGCCGGTCACCCCGACGCTCACCGACCCCGTCGTGCCGGCATCCTGCGCCAATGCCGGCGTCGAAACGGCCAGCGCGGCCGCAAACATAATGACCTTCTTGTTCATGGTTCTGATCCCCCAGCGCTCAATCTCAAGCGCTTCATCGGGGACGGATTCAGGCAAGTCATACCCCACTTGAGGTACGGGAATAATTCGCCTTAAACTGTGACCAATTTACCGGCCCGCGAAGCGCGTTTGCCGAGTTGCGTTGCGGGGACCGAAGTGAAGCTGACCGCCGACCTGATCTACGAAGCCGCGATCGACGATGAATTGTTCGCGCAATTCCCGGCCATCATTTCGACGGCGCTTGAAGCGCGCAGCTGCACCCTCCACTGGCGCGATTCGGCGGGGACTGCGGGGGTGGCCGGGCATTCGGGATATTTCTCCGACGCGGACATGGCGGATTACGCTTTCAACTTCGCCGCGCACGACTTGTGGACCGACGCCGGCATGCGCGCAGGTTTCGTCAACCGCGCATGGAACACGTCCGGCCTCGTCCCGCTCGACGAATATGCGCGCAGCATTTTCTACAATGAGTGGATCCGGGCGATCGGCGACGACACTTATTATTGCTGCGGCTCGGTGATGCGCACGAGCGAAGGCTTTGGCATGATCGGCCTTCACCGTGGCCGCACGCAAAGCGATTTTAGCCCCGAAACGCTCGCCGAACTCAATGCGCATGTCGATCATCTGCGGCGGATGTTCACGATCCGCGGGCGCCTGTCGCATCTGGCCGACCGCAATGACTTGCTTAGCGCGATCTTCGAATCCCCGCGCCAGGCGGCCTTCCTGGTCGGCGGCGATGCGCGGCTGGTCATGGCCAACGCCCAGGCCGACACCCTGTTGGCGCGCCGCAAATATCTGCGCCTGCGTGGCGGAAAGCTGGAGCCAGCAAGCGATGCGGGACAGTCGGTGTTCGAAGCGGCGCTCGCCGCCGCCCACGCGCCTGCGGATCGCCGCGCGTCGTCCTGCCTGCTGCGCGGGAACGATGGCACGTTCGTCACTGCCGCGATGACCCCGATCGTCGGCAAGCGGTCCGCATCGGCGGTGCTGGTCACGATCGAGGCGCCGGCGATCGCGGCGCACGGGGTAGTGGTTTCGCGCCATCTTCAGGACGCGTTTGGGCTATCGGCGGCGGAAGCTGACATCGCCATCCGGCTGGCCGAGGGCGATACGATCACTGAAATCGGCGAGCGGCGGCGCTCGGCCCCGGGCACGGTGCGGACGCAGGTCAAGCATATCTTGTCCAAGATGCACGCGCGACGCCAAGGTGATGTCGTGCGGATTGTCGGCCGGATCGCTGCCGGACGGCCGGTCGGCAACGACCTTCGCTAGCGCGCCGCAATCTCGTCGATGCGGCTGCGGATGCGCCGATAGGACGGCGACAAGGTGTAGCGCAGCCGATGCTGCAGGCGATTGAGAAGTCCGAACGCGAAGGACATGGCATCTCCCACATCGTTACGCTCAGCAGATGCCCTTGAATCAGATGCACACACCGCCGTCAAGCGCGCCGTCACGCGTTGGAAGGCAGTGGCCTTTCTGTTAGCGCGCATGCCATGCCCCTGACCGCCTCCACCGCTGCCCGGGAAATCCTCACCGGCCTGCACGAAGTGATGGCCAAGCGCGGCTCGGCGCAGGTCAAGCTCGACCAGGTGGTCGACCTCATCGCCGGCAAGATGGCGAGCGAAGTGTGCTCCATCTACCTGCTGCGCGACAATAAGCTCGAGCTGTTCGCGACTCATGGCCTGCGCAAGGAAGCAGTGCACGTCACGCGGCTGGGCATGGGCGAAGGCCTGGTCGGCACGATCGCCGCCGAAGGGCGCATCCTCAACCTCGACGAGGCGGCCGATCATCCCGGCTTCGTCTATCGGCCGGAAACGGGGGAGGAGCGCTACCACAGCTTTGCCGGCGTCCCCATCGTGCGGCTCGAAAGCCCGATCGGCGTGCTTGCCGTCCAGCACGCCGATCCGCGCCGCTACGAAGAGGTCGAGATCGAAGCGCTGCAGACCGTGGCGATGGTCCTGTCGGAAATGATCGCCGGTGCACGCCTCGTCGATGGCGCGCGCCGCGGCCGCTTGCGCAGTGCCGGGCCGCTGCGCCTGTCAGGCCTGCGATTGGTCGCCGGCATGGCCAAGGGCGAAGCGGTGTTCCACGAGCCGCGCGTCGTCGTCGAACATACCGTCGCCGAGGACACCGAGGCCGAGCGCGAGCGCGTCTACGGCGCGTTCCGCAAGATGCGCGAGCAGATCGACAATATGACTCGCGAGGCGGAGTTCGGGATCGCCGGCGAGCATCAGGAGATCCTCGAGACCTACCGCATGTTCGCCTACGACGAAGGCTGGTCGCGACGCATCAACGAGGCGATCGACAGCGGCCTCACCGCCGAAGCGGCGATCGAGCGCGTTCAGCAGCGCACCCGGGCCCGCATGCGCGAAATCGACGATCCGCTGCTGCAGGAGCGGATGCACGATCTCGAGGATCTGTCCAACCGCCTGCTGCGCATCGTCTCGGGCCGGATGGGCACGGCCGCGCAAACCGGGCTGACGCGCGACACCGTGCTCATCGCCCGCAACCTCGGGCCGGCGGAGATCCTCGAATATGATCGCCGCCGCTTAAAGGGCGTCCTGCTCGAGGAAGGTTCGCTGACCAGCCACATGACCATCGTTGCGCGCGCCATCGGCGTGCCGGTGATCGGGCGGCTGCCCGACATCCGCCACAGCGTCCAGGAAGGCGAGCAGATCCTGGTCGACGGCGACAATGGCAGCATCATCATCCGCCCCAATCGCGCGCTGACGACCGGCTTCGAACATCGCATGGCCTTGAGCCAGAAGCGCCGGGCCGAATTCGCCGCGGTCAGGAACCTGCCCGCCAAGACCCGGGATGGGGTGGAGATCGGCGTGATGGTCAACGCCGGCCTGGCCGAGGATGCGGTGGCGCTGGCGGCGAGCGGCGCCGACGGCATCGGCCTGTTCCGGACCGAATTCCAGTTCCTCATTTCCGCCACGCTTCCCGGCCGCGACCGCCAGCTGCGCCTCTATACCAAGGTGCTCGAAGCGGCAGGCGACAAGCCGGTCATCTTCCGCACGGTCGACATCGGCGGCGACAAGGCGCTGCCGTATCTCGCCGATGTGCACGACGAGGCGGAAAACCCGGCCATGGGGTGGCGTGCGCTGCGCCTGTCGCTCGATCGTTCGACCTTGATGAAGGCGCAGGCGCGCGCGTTGATCGAGGCATCCGCGGGCAAGGTCCTGCGCGTGATGTTCCCGATGATCTCCGAACCCTGGGAGTATGAGGAAGCACGCGCGCTGCTCGAAGAACAATTGGAATGGGCGCGGCAGGGTCATCGCAAGCTGCCCAAGCGCGTCGAATATGGAGCGATGCTGGAAGTGCCGAGCCTTGCGGAAATGCTCGACCAGCTGCTGCCGCGGATCGACTTCCTGTCGATCGGCACCAACGACCTCACGCAGTTCCTTTTCGCCGCCGACCGCTCCGACCCGCGCCTGGCCGAACGCTACGACTGGCTCAGTCCCGCGATCCTGCGTTTCCTGAAACGCGTCCTGGATGCGGCGCGCGCTGCCAACGTGCCGGTCCGGATCTGCGGGGAGATGGCGGGGCGGCCTCTGGAGGCGATGGCATTGATCGGCATCGGCGCGGAAAATGTGTCGATCACACCCGCGGCGGTTGGCCCGATCAAGGCGATGGTCCGCTCGATCGATACCGCCGAAGTGCGTGCGCGGCTCGATGCCGTGCTGGCCAAGCCGCCGCGGGACATGCGCA
The sequence above is drawn from the Sphingomonas lutea genome and encodes:
- a CDS encoding glutathione S-transferase family protein, which codes for MWQLFQFPLCPFSRKVRLVLAEKGVGHELVRENPWEKRDEFVDLNPAGETPVMVDADQGITLIGSQPIVEYLDETVDRMPMVHGNAALRAEIRRMTEWFDIKLYREVVEPLMNERMRKRLVSRESPDTRVLREAMRIASEHLDYIDYLLDHRRWLAGPGLSLADFTAAAHLSVIDYLGALDWRGHKQTQDWYAVMKSRPCFRPLLGERMEVIVPPGHYDKVDF
- a CDS encoding helix-turn-helix transcriptional regulator — translated: MKLTADLIYEAAIDDELFAQFPAIISTALEARSCTLHWRDSAGTAGVAGHSGYFSDADMADYAFNFAAHDLWTDAGMRAGFVNRAWNTSGLVPLDEYARSIFYNEWIRAIGDDTYYCCGSVMRTSEGFGMIGLHRGRTQSDFSPETLAELNAHVDHLRRMFTIRGRLSHLADRNDLLSAIFESPRQAAFLVGGDARLVMANAQADTLLARRKYLRLRGGKLEPASDAGQSVFEAALAAAHAPADRRASSCLLRGNDGTFVTAAMTPIVGKRSASAVLVTIEAPAIAAHGVVVSRHLQDAFGLSAAEADIAIRLAEGDTITEIGERRRSAPGTVRTQVKHILSKMHARRQGDVVRIVGRIAAGRPVGNDLR
- a CDS encoding undecaprenyl-diphosphate phosphatase, with the translated sequence MPILWLVIILGIVEGVTEYLPVSSTGHLILATELLGFRADEWAVFNIAIQPGAILAIVVLYWRTFWEVLKGMFERSPDAWRFVRNVLVAFTPAVVLGLALGDAIETMLANAVIVAWALIIGGIAILVIERLVKPKESGGVSNLTLRQSASIGLVQCLAMIPGVSRSGATILGAMSLGIDRKTAAEFSFFLAVPTLAGATTLQLFKHWDEIPTGQLQWIGLGSLVSFVVAWVVVKGFLAIVTRYGFAPFGWYRIVAGTAAVVWLTLR
- a CDS encoding aspartyl protease family protein codes for the protein MKKLSIILASLALASAGGLTLAHAQQIAPPRVTFMAQSHTVPFELYRGNRIFAAAELNGHPTPVILDTGASATTIDAAYARSIGLPPGRKIQGQGAGGAVDAELVSGVTLEIGGMRFEDMTVGVIDLSLVSRGIGRPVNVILGREFFNSAVVSLDWAGRTLTVNSHASFRPAAAAAELKLSRKGPFNTIPVAVAGDKPIQALLDLGNGGNLSLPRTYWGARADLSRLRYAESRMGGVGGLHAARVTVLPAVGLGNRTFANVPATLSDSGNDHDPEKMANVGIGLLKQFHVDLDLGRDRIYLTPRRDAPSFERDRSGTRLELVGNRLRVAFVSPQGPAAAAGLKEGDEIVAVDGRQVTASYYQGADWTRGRAGKSVLLERADGSRVTVTLRDYY
- a CDS encoding DUF2975 domain-containing protein, which translates into the protein MWATIILMASLYAAARFGVDTGTVRLERHQSGLDTPAARAIGDVSMVLLIAALIRLTQMLGRIARGELFSAGVVAAFRSFAFWLLLMALIGLIAPPAAQLAQAALGGPPRIEMRIDFRAVLTVGVTLVLFLIARLLERARGIDEENRAFV
- a CDS encoding NAD(P)H-dependent flavin oxidoreductase, whose amino-acid sequence is MHRGTDFLGCEVAIMGGAMSWVSERNLVSAISNAGGFGVIACGAMTPELLDTEIAETKKRTAKPFGVNLITMHPMLAELIDVCAKHEVSHVVLAGGLPPGWAIEKIKANGAKLMGFAPALALAKKLMRSGVDALVIEGMEAGGHIGPVSTSVLAQEILPHVCHDIPVFIAGGIGRGEAVAAYLEMGAVGVQIGTRLVCAHESIAHASFKKAFLRASARDAILSVQIDPRLPVIPVRALKNKETERFAAKQREVADLLDSGALEMAEAQLQIEHYWAGALRRAVIDGDVETGSVMAGQSVGMVTREEPVAAILKELVDEAAAALESRG
- a CDS encoding complex I NDUFA9 subunit family protein, yielding MIDLKEELVTVFGGGGFIGRYVCESLLRAGARVRVAQRDPRKAHFLQPLAQVGQIGFVSADTRRRDTIAGAIRGATAVINLPGVFGKQMWSVHVEGARNVAEVAAANGVSALVQMSAIGADSAGVSDYARSKGEGEAAVRAAFPNATIIRPSLVFGPEDQLTNRFAAMGRLPLLPVLAAATKFQPVYVRDLAKAIAIAASNPRAHAGKTYEIAGPQPMSMIDLHRQIFALSGQNPDLIELPNIAGKFLSMFGWLPGAPLTADQWKMLQQDNVPSGRQPGLEAFGIEATPLAAVGAEWLGRFNRGGRFAGHRASATAAN
- a CDS encoding aspartate kinase translates to MPRIVMKFGGTSMAGIERIRSVAARVRREAEAGNQVLVVVSAMAGETDRLVQLCREAAALHDPTEYDVVVASGEQVTAGLLAMTLQGMGVNARSFMGWQLVRASGVHGNARVEAVEGATLDEALRNGTVAVIPGFQGVSDDGRLATLGRGGSDTSAVAIAAGLKADRCDIYTDVDGVYTTDPRIVPRARKLTQVTFEEMLELAGVGAKVLQVRSVGLAMREKLPLRVLSAFEDLPGTDIVAELSGANMERNEIAGIAADRNEARITLTGVPDKPGTVAQVIAPLAEAGLSLDMIVHAATPNTGSSDLTFTVPRASLSQAMAVIEQRKGEIGYAELIHDDAVAKVSIVGVGIRSNPQLAARMFDVLAERQINLHAVSTSEIKVSALIAESELDLAVRMLHSAFGLDAEQSA
- the ubiG gene encoding bifunctional 2-polyprenyl-6-hydroxyphenol methylase/3-demethylubiquinol 3-O-methyltransferase UbiG; this translates as MAETSILPREVEQFGKLAADWWDPKGSSAMLHKLNPVRLGYIRDQIDRHWQVDEHLRRPLEGKSALDVGCGAGLLAEPLARMGAKVTAIDATPEVIAVARDHAAGQGLEIDYRQGDVQALDGQYDLVTCLEVIEHVADPAAFLRALAARLAPDGLLILSTPNATGWSKLMMITLAEGLGQIPRGTHDFDKFISPERMKTLLADAGLECVDVEGIAWSPSRGLHLSDDVRLNYLVAAVRA